One window of the Shewanella litorisediminis genome contains the following:
- a CDS encoding phosphotransferase enzyme family protein, producing the protein MIEVIRQRVLPHYGLEGNAAKVSPLGNGHINDTFLVTWDEGSMVLQRLNTSVFPTPWTLVENAELISRHLGEKEGKDYELKVVSPKTTAGGELGIDLGEAGFWRAIRYLKHSSSIDVVGSEAQAEQAARAFGHFARALCDFDATQIGDVIPKFHFLPGRLAALEQAVADDRAGRLASCREWVDFVLGQRGLLNELAALEPKLPLRVCHNDTKINNMLFDKRDDSAMAIIDLDTCMKGHLMYDFGDMVRTFTSPEAEDSKALDKVRVRPEIFAAICRGYLAELGDVLESAERESLWLGARIMCLMIGVRFLTDYLNGDLYFHVHREGHNLDRAANQFTLYQSLLTQADRLKACII; encoded by the coding sequence GTGATTGAAGTTATCCGGCAGCGGGTTCTGCCTCACTATGGATTGGAAGGCAATGCTGCGAAGGTTTCACCTCTGGGCAATGGACACATCAATGACACCTTTCTGGTGACCTGGGACGAGGGCAGCATGGTGCTGCAGCGTCTCAATACCAGTGTGTTCCCCACTCCCTGGACCCTGGTGGAAAATGCCGAACTCATCAGTCGCCATTTGGGCGAAAAAGAAGGCAAAGACTACGAACTGAAAGTGGTCAGTCCCAAAACCACCGCCGGGGGCGAGCTGGGCATTGATTTGGGCGAGGCTGGTTTCTGGCGCGCCATTCGTTATCTCAAGCACTCCAGCAGCATAGATGTGGTTGGCAGCGAGGCTCAGGCCGAGCAGGCCGCCCGTGCCTTTGGGCATTTCGCCCGTGCCCTGTGCGACTTCGACGCCACCCAGATTGGCGATGTTATTCCCAAGTTTCATTTCCTGCCGGGCCGTTTGGCGGCATTGGAGCAGGCGGTTGCCGACGACAGGGCCGGTCGCCTCGCCAGTTGCCGTGAGTGGGTCGATTTTGTCCTCGGCCAGCGCGGCCTGCTTAACGAACTGGCGGCGCTCGAGCCCAAGTTGCCGCTGCGGGTTTGCCATAACGATACCAAAATCAATAACATGCTTTTTGATAAGCGTGACGACTCCGCCATGGCCATCATCGATTTGGATACCTGTATGAAGGGCCATCTGATGTATGACTTTGGCGACATGGTGCGTACCTTTACCTCCCCCGAGGCGGAAGACAGCAAGGCGCTGGACAAGGTGCGGGTACGGCCGGAAATTTTTGCGGCCATTTGTCGTGGTTACCTGGCTGAGCTGGGTGATGTGCTGGAATCGGCAGAGCGCGAAAGCCTGTGGCTGGGGGCCCGTATCATGTGCCTGATGATTGGCGTACGCTTTTTAACGGACTACCTGAATGGGGACCTCTATTTCCACGTACACCGTGAAGGCCACAATCTGGACAGGGCCGCCAATCAGTTTACCCTGTATCAGAGCTTGCTGACCCAGGCCGACCGCCTCAAAGCCTGCATTATTTGA
- the lgt gene encoding prolipoprotein diacylglyceryl transferase, translated as MTWNIDPILFQFGGISLHWYGLLFACGIWGGAALLKHMLKESGQNVGLVDDLFFPVFIGIIVGARLLHCLAYEPDFYLAHPMEILYIWKGGLASHGGGLGAILGVLWVAKRKNLNLMYLLDYLALPTLVFAVCVRLANLMNSEIYGKVTDGPWGVIFARVDMLPRHPAQLYEALGYLLLAVLLWQVRRALLALEGRLFGAFLIGVFVIRMLVEWVKPEQASYIPSLPLTVGQLLSVPFILVGIWLWLRARTGKRS; from the coding sequence ATGACCTGGAATATCGACCCCATACTGTTTCAATTTGGCGGCATCAGCCTGCACTGGTATGGGCTGCTGTTTGCCTGTGGTATCTGGGGCGGCGCTGCCCTGCTCAAGCATATGCTGAAGGAGTCCGGGCAAAATGTGGGTCTGGTGGATGATCTCTTTTTCCCGGTGTTTATCGGCATTATCGTGGGCGCACGCTTGCTGCATTGTCTCGCCTATGAGCCCGACTTCTATCTCGCCCATCCCATGGAAATCCTCTACATCTGGAAGGGCGGCCTCGCCAGCCACGGCGGTGGCCTGGGCGCCATTTTGGGCGTGCTCTGGGTCGCCAAACGCAAAAATCTTAACCTAATGTATTTGCTGGACTATCTTGCCCTTCCCACCCTGGTATTTGCCGTGTGTGTGCGCCTTGCCAACCTGATGAACTCAGAAATTTACGGCAAGGTGACCGATGGCCCCTGGGGGGTGATTTTTGCCCGGGTAGACATGCTGCCAAGGCATCCGGCGCAGCTGTATGAGGCCCTCGGCTACCTGCTGCTGGCGGTGCTGCTGTGGCAAGTGCGCCGCGCCTTACTGGCACTGGAAGGACGCTTGTTCGGCGCCTTCCTGATAGGCGTGTTTGTTATCCGCATGCTGGTGGAATGGGTCAAGCCCGAGCAGGCAAGCTACATCCCCTCGCTGCCCTTAACCGTTGGGCAATTGCTCAGCGTGCCCTTTATTCTGGTGGGCATCTGGCTGTGGCTGCGTGCCCGCACTGGAAAGCGGAGCTGA
- a CDS encoding MFS transporter encodes MSLPISAEEASQTAGRRTERCRWLRDTLKRSQQEAVASSAMTATSDNFFNAFAIFMGATLGQMAWVSGLPQLFGALSQLLSVWLASHFARKGFITFCAALQALVVLSMGALAAFRPEHGVWLFIALAALYHGFINLIQPHWRAWMGAVVPPRRRGAFFAARTRLTMGASLTVFFLGGGILSLCDSAGMAWLGFSLLFSIAAMGRWVSAWLLWQMHDPEPRAVRTPGVFVRTLKNFREAWKDATFRQYSLFVAGMQAMVAISAPFFAVYMLEGLHFSYLEFVLASVASVMTQFVTLRFWGRFSDLYGNRLVMLITSSLIPSLPLLWLFSDNYVYILAIQAFSGFAWSGFTLSTANYLYDIRPFRSDFATYAAVQSALSAALVFVGAMVGGFIASHAADFLSFTGWELASPIFVVFLVSTLLRTLVTLWFIPRAVEPRVRPRPDLLRLVFRIRGFNAISGVALDFLTVVRKRRDGSSD; translated from the coding sequence ATGTCTTTGCCTATTTCTGCTGAAGAAGCCTCCCAAACTGCCGGACGACGCACAGAGCGCTGCCGATGGCTGAGAGACACCTTAAAGCGCTCACAGCAGGAAGCGGTTGCCTCGTCGGCCATGACGGCCACATCCGATAATTTCTTCAATGCCTTTGCCATTTTTATGGGGGCGACCCTTGGGCAAATGGCCTGGGTCAGTGGCTTGCCGCAGCTCTTTGGTGCCTTGTCTCAACTGTTGTCTGTGTGGCTGGCCAGCCACTTTGCCCGCAAGGGATTCATTACGTTTTGTGCGGCCTTGCAGGCGCTGGTGGTGCTGTCCATGGGCGCACTGGCGGCGTTTCGGCCAGAGCATGGCGTCTGGCTCTTTATCGCGCTGGCGGCGCTCTATCACGGGTTTATTAATCTTATTCAGCCCCATTGGCGGGCCTGGATGGGGGCCGTGGTGCCACCAAGGCGCAGGGGCGCATTTTTTGCCGCCCGCACCCGGCTGACCATGGGGGCATCGCTCACGGTGTTTTTCCTGGGTGGCGGTATCCTCAGTTTGTGTGACAGTGCCGGCATGGCCTGGCTCGGCTTCAGCCTGCTGTTTTCCATTGCGGCCATGGGGCGCTGGGTGTCGGCCTGGCTGCTTTGGCAGATGCACGACCCCGAACCCAGGGCGGTGCGCACCCCGGGGGTATTTGTTCGCACCCTCAAGAATTTTCGCGAAGCCTGGAAAGACGCGACCTTTCGCCAGTACAGCCTGTTCGTGGCCGGTATGCAGGCCATGGTGGCCATTTCGGCGCCCTTCTTTGCGGTGTACATGTTGGAAGGGCTTCACTTCAGCTATCTGGAGTTTGTGCTCGCCAGCGTCGCCTCCGTCATGACCCAGTTTGTTACCCTGAGATTCTGGGGGCGTTTCAGCGATCTCTATGGCAACCGTTTGGTGATGCTGATTACCTCAAGCCTTATCCCCAGCCTGCCGCTGTTGTGGCTGTTCTCAGATAACTATGTGTACATTTTGGCGATTCAGGCTTTTTCCGGCTTTGCCTGGAGCGGCTTTACCTTAAGCACGGCCAACTACCTCTATGATATCCGCCCGTTTCGCTCCGACTTTGCCACCTACGCCGCGGTGCAGTCGGCGCTGAGCGCGGCCCTGGTGTTTGTGGGCGCCATGGTGGGCGGCTTTATTGCCAGCCATGCGGCGGATTTCCTGAGTTTTACCGGTTGGGAGCTGGCCAGCCCCATCTTCGTGGTGTTTCTGGTGTCTACCTTGCTGCGCACCCTGGTAACACTCTGGTTTATCCCGCGTGCGGTAGAACCCAGGGTCAGGCCAAGACCGGATCTGCTCCGGCTGGTGTTTCGCATCCGGGGCTTTAACGCCATCAGCGGCGTGGCGCTGGATTTTCTGACCGTAGTGCGTAAGCGCCGCGATGGGTCTTCCGACTAA
- a CDS encoding NTP transferase domain-containing protein: MAELTLVILAAGLGSRFGGDKQLARLGPRGETMLELSIQSAIKAGFTRAVLVIRPELESQLAAQLASQVPADFDLRFCIQALDDLPLPADKLAALVEARTKPWGTAHALYCARHQLKGPFAVITADDFYGDHAFACMAEGLKRGGWLMVAYPLAATLSEHGGVNRGICQVKDGYLARVEEYKEIIASQGGLEGRFQGQLWPLAPDVPVSMTLWGFDDSVVSWLRDALISFLLASPLPGEECYLPDVVQAGIDQGQQVRVETAQGEWLGVTYADDVPRVRSRLMELLSD, from the coding sequence ATGGCTGAACTGACATTGGTGATTCTTGCCGCCGGGCTTGGCAGTCGTTTTGGCGGCGACAAGCAGCTGGCCCGGCTTGGCCCCAGGGGCGAAACCATGTTGGAGTTGTCCATTCAAAGCGCCATTAAGGCAGGCTTTACCCGTGCCGTGCTGGTGATTCGTCCTGAACTGGAATCACAGCTCGCGGCGCAGCTGGCCTCTCAGGTTCCCGCCGATTTTGACTTACGTTTTTGCATTCAAGCCCTGGATGACCTGCCTCTGCCTGCCGACAAGCTTGCCGCCTTGGTCGAGGCGCGCACCAAGCCCTGGGGCACGGCCCACGCCCTTTACTGTGCCCGGCACCAACTTAAGGGCCCTTTTGCGGTGATCACCGCCGATGACTTTTATGGCGATCATGCCTTTGCCTGTATGGCCGAGGGCCTCAAGCGTGGCGGCTGGTTAATGGTTGCTTATCCCCTTGCTGCCACCCTATCGGAGCACGGCGGGGTAAATCGCGGCATTTGCCAGGTCAAAGATGGCTATCTTGCCCGGGTTGAAGAATACAAAGAGATTATTGCGTCTCAGGGGGGCCTCGAAGGTCGCTTTCAAGGCCAACTGTGGCCATTGGCGCCCGATGTACCGGTTTCCATGACCCTGTGGGGATTTGATGACAGCGTTGTCAGCTGGTTGCGGGACGCGTTAATATCCTTTCTTTTGGCATCGCCATTGCCGGGGGAGGAGTGTTATCTTCCCGATGTTGTGCAAGCCGGTATCGACCAGGGACAACAGGTTCGGGTCGAAACCGCCCAGGGGGAATGGCTCGGGGTAACGTACGCAGATGATGTGCCCCGGGTAAGATCAAGATTGATGGAGTTATTGAGTGATTGA